One Eptesicus fuscus isolate TK198812 chromosome 11, DD_ASM_mEF_20220401, whole genome shotgun sequence genomic region harbors:
- the LOC103283246 gene encoding G-protein coupled receptor 35 codes for MNNSTCPITSSPLVRHICHAYLGLLLVLGLLLNGLALWVFCCRLRKWTETHIYMVNLAVADLCLLCTLPFMLFSLERYNAEDNAEDTLLCQLSQGIYLANRYMSISLIMAIAVDRYVAVRHPLYGRGLRSPKQAGAVCAVLWVLVVSSLLLRWVLKGQEGGFCFGNPSRQNPQTVIFSLLGFYLPLAVLVFCSLQVVTALGQRPAADVGQAEATRKAAFMIWANLVVFVVCFLPLHVVLTWRLATGLNTCVIQDALHVTSKVSDANCCLDAICYYYVTKEFQDASALAGAPAAKAHKSQDSLCVTLA; via the coding sequence aTGAACAACAGCACCTGCCCCATCACCAGCTCCCCGCTGGTCAGACACATCTGCCATGCCTACCTGggcctgctgctggtgctgggccTGCTGCTCAACGGCCTGGCGCTCTGGGTGTTCTGCTGCCGCCTGCGCAAGTGGACAGAGACCCACATCTACATGGTCAACCTGGCCGTGGCCGACCTCTGCCTGCTCTGCACTCTGCCCTTCATGCTCTTCTCCCTGGAGCGGTACAACGCCGAAGACAACGCCGAAGACACGTTGCTCTGCCAGCTCTCCCAGGGCATCTAcctggccaacaggtacatgagcATCAGCCTGATCATGGCCATCGCTGTGGACCGCTACGTGGCTGTGCGGCACCCGCTGTACGGCCGCGGGCTCCGCTCCCCGAAGCAGGCCGGGGCCGTGTGTGCCGTGCTCTGGGTGCTGGTGGTCAGCTCCCTGCTGCTTCGCTGGGTCCTGAAGGGTCAAGAAGGTGGCTTCTGCTTTGGGAACCCCTCCCGGCAAAACCCCCAAACCGTGATCTTCTCCCTGTTGGGCTTCTACCTGCCGCTGGCCGTGCTGGTCTTCTGCTCTCTGCAGGTGGTGACTGCCCTGGGCCAGAGGCCGGCTGCCGACGTGGGCCAGGCGGAGGCCACCCGGAAGGCTGCCTTCATGATCTGGGCGAACCTGGTGGTGTTCGTGGTCTGCTTCCTGCCCTTGCACGTGGTGCTGACGTGGCGACTGGCCACGGGCCTGAACACCTGTGTCATTCAGGACGCCCTCCACGTTACCAGCAAGGTCTCGGATGCCAATTGCTGCCTGGACGCCATCTGCTACTACTACGTGACCAAGGAGTTCCAGGACGCATCTGCGTTAGCCGGGGCTCCCGCTGCCAAGGCTCACAAGAGCCAGGACTCTCTGTGTGTGACTCTAGCCTAG